The Cyprinus carpio isolate SPL01 chromosome A3, ASM1834038v1, whole genome shotgun sequence genomic interval TtcgatttatttcatttattgttgcTACATTATATTATTGCCTGCCTGATGGATACAAGTTATATCTGAGTTCGGCTTTCAATTGTGACCAGTggatttgatcaaataataaacatgatattttgataaaaaatttaattgaaagcCTAATGATTCTCTATCTGCAACCTAATCTCCGGCGAAAggcttctgtacacagaaaagAAAAGCCCTGCATGAATACACAGCATAATGAAGCGAGTGGATTTTCCTGATGGATCTCATAAGATGAGTTCTGTGTGCGAGGTTACAAACAAATGCTCCTCTTCTATGTGTGTTCCTCACATAGAAAGAACACATCCGTGATAGTTTAAAAGAATTCGGATCTTATCAGGTCCATTTGGAAAaagtacatttgttttaaattaaccaAGGCCACGAATACCAAACCCGACCCGTGTCCGAGGAACTCTGGTTTTCAGATCGAAGTGGAACCATGAAGACCTCTAGTCTACTTTGGGTCAATCATAACATTCTGACGCAGATGACGCATTTACTCCGTGCTGTGTAATTCGGTTTGAAGTCGTCTAATGCGATGTCTCTGGGCCGAAAGCAGCTGCATGAATGTGAACGTttgacacaaaaattaaaacatcaacaaaaacactgacctCGTATACCCctccatgtttacaaacacaacaccagGAGGCGCAGCCGTTTAGAGGTCATTTCTGGTTAATGATATCACAGAATTTACCGGTAATTTGAAACCGATGTGTGAATTTTGCTTTACTGGTAAAAAGATGGAACGTTGTTGCCTGTGTAAACagcacatttttgtaattttacggcaatttactggtattactgtgaaaggggctattgtcatttttgcaatctttgggtgaaataatataaaagagCGGGAACTCACACTTGACTGCATGCAACACTCGGCTGTCCAGTGGCTTACGGCTGGGGTCATTGGTGGAGGAACGGATGCCGGTTCCACAGCTGTTGGCCAGAGTGCTCCTACACACCATACAGAAGCAGAAAGTTAGACGTCATACAGTTCCGCTATTATGGATGACATCTTTGATGTTTCCCAGACTCACCTGTCGAAGAAAGCAGCCAGCAGCCTCCTCAGAAGGACTTTGTGTCTGGTCCCCGCACTGACATGACAGTTCATCAGCTGAGCTCGTGAGATGTACACGCTAGTGCCTGTGGACAATATACGTCAATCTCACTTAAAAAGGTGTGAAACTTCTTTCATATTCATGTCCTCAAGATATACAGGCAGATACATACTGAAAGTCTAACAAATGCCTTATGACTCATCAATTTGCATGAATGCATACAAGTCCCAAAAATTAATGCtaattgaatgaataataatCACACGAAGCTCAAAAAGAAATTCAGCTTTCTTTTTTAGTGCTAAAGATCCTTCATGTGTGTTAGTGCTAAGTGAGACTTGTGAAGTTTAAGCGCTGACTGTTGTATTAACAACTGCCTTTCTATTTATGTAGCTTTTCTGCACTTATGTCTTCATTAAATATGGTTGTTGTTCTCACTGCAGAAACTCATTAAATGCAACTTTTCAAATACAGAATATTGCTCCaaataaaaagatttacaaaaaaattcagttttgaatgcataagatttttttttttttttaagtctccaATGCTTACTATGACTGTACAAGGCAATAccgtaaaaacaataatattctgaaaaattattatttaaaataactgttttctatttaacatattttaaaatgtcatttatttgctatcacaggaatataaGTCAAAACAGACGTTGGTTATTATAATCCAAAAAACCTAATCCTGCCTCAATGGGGTACCtctattaaaactacatttcaaaaCCATTCAAAAGCCTATTTTCTTGCTCttaattaaacattgttttgtctcatttcCATTTTTGCTTTTCACTCCTCCAGCGCTTTGTATTTGTTCATcttttaatgacaattttttattgttagtctACTCGTCTGTTTCAATTCCTCATTTCATTTTCCACTTTATATTGCTTCATGTTTGGTCTTGTTCGAATGCTTTCTTTTATCgtatttgtaaagcactttgagctGCATGTTTATATATGCGACTGCTGTTTAAATAAAGTTCCAGTGATTAGCGGAACTCCTCTGTTATGTGTACTGAACAGATCCAGTCGGACGGCTCAGAGTCACTTAAGGCCATGCTTTACAGCTCACAAAAGCCTCCATTAACTTAGTCACTCAACAAAACCTGTTCTACACCACAATACCAAAACACAGCTCGTCCAAACACAGTTGACCTATCAGTCACCACAAGAGATCATTTGCTTCTCATGGGCCGTTGAACATGACTCAGTTGTATGATGCTGGTTATCCTCCCTATTTGACTCTTCTATAGATTAACTTTAACATGGATTTATCAGCAGATGTTTTCCTAAAATCCATACAGGGTGATATGATGAAGACGTGAACAACAAAAGAATGATTTATTCCACTACAAAACACCTTTGGCTCAAGATACTTTGGTTGTTCTGTAGCATTTTGTTAATGAACGGAATGCGGTTAGACTCAGACCTGAAACTAGCTCCAGTTTCTCTGCAGGGTCACCTTCCTCATAGAGTTTGGGATGACAGCGGTTGCCAATCTGAGCAATGAGTTCAGCGGGGAGAGAGGCAAGATCCTGTCGGCCACGCATCCTGGGCCGCGTCTCTGAGTGGTCCGGCAAGGCCTCCACACGTTCACCcgctgagaaagagaaagaagaagaggagaacgGAAGTTTATGAAGAGTAGAGTGTCATGCAGTCTAGACAGCCGTGAAGATTAAACCACTACTAAAGTCTTTTGACTCTCAAAAACAGACAGATAATGCAAAGCTCTTGGGACCAAGACTAATAAAAGACCTGTGAAAACCAAAGGCTTCAGAACAGATTCCGTTTTCATGCCGTCTGAGAGAAGATAAGAAGAACTTCTGATCAAATATTCGTGAGCTCCAAACAGTTCAAGCATTTAGCAAAAAGTGTGAATTTAGCTATGACGATACATTTCTATTTAAGAAGCACAAAAGAAAGTAGACATTAGTTCACTTGTTAAAATGGGAACAAAAAAGCAAGAGGCTGTATACATTACAACACATAGAGGATCAAAGGAAGTGCTGGTTCAGGAAGTgctaatttaaaacttaaaaactctgtcatcataAAACCTGTGGGACTTCTATTTTCTTCAGAGGATCCAGACCAAGACATTTTGACCATGTTCTGGCTGTTTATTTACCATGCAATCATGAATAGGGACTGGAGCTggctttttgtgtctttattcaGTTGATCAATCATTCTTTTTAAGGGCTCAAGTTTAACTCATAATGATGAATAACTTCTAAATGAATTGGACTGACTCACTGATCAGAACAGTTACGGAAAagattataacaataataactgaataaaaaaaaagtagcagCAGATATTTTCATCTGTAATGTGACTTGCAAATTATTGACATAGAAAATGTAGGCTTGGGAAGTTTGTTCTCTCAAACGGTTGTTGATTGAATTTTGAGATGTGGAAGCAGCAATCAACTACATGTCACCAGAGAGTTAtgacaatttgattaaaaactacaaggtcaaaacaagaacaaaacatatgcatggatgaattgttcaaaATAAGACTAATagcatgcatttaatatatattttcagcccatttctcacaaaaaaaataaaactatggtATGGCTTAGGGGTGCGCGATATCACtatttttgatcgtggatgatTATAATGTCTCcacaatctgcttttgaagaaatatcataGTATCATGCTAtagcgcacattctatcagttgCAGTTCTGGAACCTCAGTCTCAATATACGActtacattcacatcaaatgttaactcCGCGATAGAGTTACACTCATGGAACACTGCAATTATTCAcagtcacaaaagtacattatttgcatgtgctttaaaagcCTTGCCTGTATTTAATTCGCGTGCTGTTCTGACATGCGCCTTTTCTGAGTGCGTACACCTGAAGTGTGCGCAcactaaaaagcctgtcaaacagcacctgatcACTGGACTAAGTTATCTTTCAGTAAGTAAGTAATCTGATTGCGCTAAtagtgtcaaaaacacacaaggtttgcAAATAAGCACAGTTGgttatttctaaaattaaagtaaacagttgaggAATAAACGGATATGAACTCTTAAAGAGACAGAATACTAATACTAAACATGCTGCTGCTTGtcaaggtatagttcacccaaaaatttaaattctgtcattattactcactctcatgttgtctcaaacctgtattaatttattttttgtgctgaacaaaaaaagaagatattttgaagaatgttggtaaccaaacagttgctggttcccattgactttgaTGGTAGGAaagaaaatactatggaagtcactggagACTAACAACTGCTtgattacccacattcttcaaaataacttttatggtcaacagaagaaagacaaagATTTGTATCTTtacccactttggcctaaatgtctaccattcttctttattttatattttgctaccttgtaaggctttgtttttaaaataggccaattagtttggctgtactgctcagacaacctgcaaaatagtaaaaccaacacgACAGAATCCTGATAAAATCATGAATCgtgattttcctaaaaaaaaaaaaaatgtgatatgatattttcgctatatcgcccacccctagtaTGGCTTCAGAAAGCTTGAATTATAGTGCACGAGTCATATGGACAACTTTTATGAAAgcttttgaaaagtttgaaagctTCAGTCTGCATTCATggtaactgcatggaaaagacaACAAGTACATTGTTAAAATTTCACTAGTTCTTTTCCATTGAAAATAAagaagtcatacaagtttggaacgtcatgaggttgagtaaatgatttcaAGTATTTCAATGTATTCAGCAGTGCTCTGGACTCACCTGTAGCACCCACGTTGAGCATGCTGTACATGGTGTACATGTTGCAGATCTGCCTGTACTGCTCTTCAGTGCCGTCATCCACcgcctcctcttcttcctcatcaTCATGATAAGAGATGGGCGAATCACTGGCGTAGGCACTCAAAGTACCGGGGCTGGTGCCTTCAGGGGTGGCACTGCTCGTGCCATTGCCATTAGTGCTGCTGCCACCACCGTGACCCCCTGTGCCCATTCCAAGACCCATACCATGTCCCATGCTACCTTGCTGCTGAATAGCACTTCCGCGTGCCATTTCTTGGGAAAAACGAGCCGCCTTCCTCATCCCTCCTCCGCCGGATGCACCCGAGCCTCCGCTGCCTTCCCGATTGCCTCCTTCCCAGAGTCGCTTGGCCACCGGCGTGCAAACCACTGAATAGGGTGAAGCCTCCGGCTGCTCTGTCTTCACCCGAGAGACAAGGGGCAACGGGGTCAAGCAGGAAGCGGGTCGACTGGCTGCCGTAGCCACCACCCCGCCATTAGCCCCTGCACCCGCCGCCGTCTGAGTAACAGGGCTCTGAGGCTCCGACGGAGGTGTTTCTTCAGTATGGAGACCCTGTGAGTCGCAGCTGGGCGAGCTGACTTTCAAGAAGAACTCTGTGCCCTTCTCCATAATCTGCTGGATCTGGAGGAAGCCAGCCGTGTACATGAGCAGAAACTGGTCTCCGACATTCATGCTGAGGCGGCCGGTGTAGCAGAAGGCCAGGATCTGCTGAAAGCTCTGTGGCTGTACGGCTGGGGGCAACTCCACCACCGTAGGGGTTTTGCTGCCCGCACTGCTGTTGAAAAGGTCACGGAAGTAGGAGCTGCTGGCCGCCAGCACGGCGCGGTGGGCTTTAAAGGTGTGGCCTTTCACTACCACGGACACGTCGCAGTACAGCCCCTGCAGCCGCTGCTCGTTCAAACACTCCAGGACATTGTTGCCGAAGTTTGGGATCGCCATCTGAAGGGTCTGAGCCATGGTGCTATGGCCAGCACCACCAGACAAATCTGAGCGGCACCGGAGGAAGAGAAGGAGGGAAAGACAGAtggaagaggaagaaagagatcTTTGTCAGCAGCATTCTCTAAGCAGCACAGTAGTTCATCCCTGAAGACTCGTTGCAACCATCATTTGCTTTTAAAGCAGTAAAATCCACTGAATCCGACAATTTATTGCAAAGACACAAACGGCTACCGGCAACAGACTGTTACATTAAAAGGTGAAATGTATGAGACCCCAGGGACGAGCCTGAAGGCACCTTTAGCAGACCGGCTTAGAACATGCAAACTCTGAAAAATAATAGGGGGGTTGGCGAGGTGACTGCTAATCTGAATGAGATGGTGATTCAGCTGAGACAGAGATAAAATGGCACTCTTTACAATACTACAGCAGGGAGGGAAAGAGGGGGAGAGTGCCAGAGAGATACTAAACCAGTGACTGAGGTCATAGATGAGGAAGATGGTGGCAAACAATGGGCTTTGACTGACATTGCAGTCAGTCTTATTACTGCTAAATGTGACACCATGAGCAAAGCCATCATTACAACTCACGTCCTTGCTGCCGCGGAAATCCATTATAAACGGTTAACCTGCACTTTCTACTATAAAATGGGCTGCTCAAAACTTTACTACAGAGTTTAAAACTCCCTTATATTTAGGAAACAAATACACTCTCATTTGTTGGGGGAGGATATTTTGCGAATCAGCAGAATAAGCAGCAGAACTTTTTGAGAAGGCACAGACTGACATTTTGCCGTCAGCGCAAAAATTGTGGCTTATTGTTTAGCAATCATTTGGTGAAGTAAAAATATCCCTCAAACCATGTCAGCTCAACTGACACGACAGAATAACACTTTGATGTGATATACTTCACACATTAAGATTAGTTATACAGTGGCAGGCAGAACATCTGGGCACATGTTTCCCACACAAGCCATCACATTAAAAATCACTGAATCTGATCTGATATCACAAAACTAACAGGATGTTCGTGGTAAAAGAAGTACCCTCTTTGTCTGACTCCAGGCTCGCTGCCCCCTCccttgcatgcacacacacaagccaTAGACATCAGACAAAACGGCTTGTTTACAGTTGGCCAGAGAGCAgtggcacacatacacactgagaGGCCCAGGGTTTATTTAAGAAGCTTTCCCTGGGGGTGGGGGAGGAGAAGGACACCTTAGGTATGGTTATCACGGTGTGCGAGGGGGGGACACAAACTTTTAAAGACTTTATTCACAACCCAAATCCGTATGTATGAGACTTTCAAACAGTCAACATGCAATTACAAATGAAGTTGGATCATCTATCACATGTACTTGTAAaagcacagagaaaaaaagtaatctcatAACATCAATCTTAGTTTAATAATGACCAGGCTAATCAGGCATACTCCTGAAATTGCAAGCACTTATTATCAATGACAAATTCTttaccttaaagggacagttcaaccaaaaaaggaaaattctgtcatcgtttactcaccctccatttgatccaatcctgtatgagtttgtggtccacattgacttccacagtatttttacTATACTATGTAAGTCggtggctaccatcaactgtttggttgcgaacattcttcaaaatatcttcttttgtcagaaaaaaagaagttCTGGAACATCTTGACGGTGagcaaatggtgacagaattttcatttttgagtaaagaaTCCCTTTAACTATTTTGTAAATTCAATGTCAACTGAGCCACTTTTAGGCAGTCAATATCAAAAAGTGGCCCAATTTACCTGAACTCACCTGAAATGTCAGTGGCGCTCAACCCTTGTAACTTCAAGGTCCCCCATGGTCAAAGTCATACTTGCTTTGTAACCCTTTTACTAATAGAAACTGTGGCtgtcaatatataaaaataattcacggTAGCCTAATTCATCTAAAGGCACATTTGGTAAATTGAAGACAACCACAATGTACCtcctttaaggaaaaaaaaaataaatacataaatctgcTTCTTGGGTGCTACAGAGCTATATAACAGACTACAGACTGGCTTATAACTTTTTTGAAAGGAAAGATAAGAAAACATGTAGGAAAAGtgaaaaacacatacagacactAAATCTGCCActacagatgttttatgtaggaatgttgagagagagaaataagtcCATTTTAGTTCACCTATGTTGTATGCTGCACTAAAAACCTGTCTGAGTGACAGCACGGCAGTTCATATGAAGTCCATTAGAGTAACAGGATGCATGttacactatttatattacatttacatgtatagtACAATATATGTTCTAagcaaattagcattttaatatttaatacaattctTGAATATAACATGATTGAGGAAGTTTACTGAGTGTTCTAGTGGGTCCCCGGCCCcaagttgagaaccactgatacatttaaaaaaaaaaagaaagctgagCTTGAGAATCCTGTCTTATACTGTAATGCCAAACCTGTGTGATGGAAGCCACTGAACATGCGTCGACACATAAACTAACTAATCCAAGAATGCAGAACAGTGAAGTAGAATAAGAAAATCAAGAGCAAACCTTTGGCCGCCAGACCTGCCAATACAGCAGTGTTACGAGGCTGTGTCGGCGGCAGGTTAACCGTGTGTCAGTCAATCTGCCCGTCCGTCCGGAGTTCTCCACTGGCACGGGCCGCGAAGGGGGTGAAGAACGATGGCAAAAGCGCCCACTATGAGCCACTCTATAAGAAATGCAGCACCTACATGCGAGGGAGCACAAACGCAGCGGGGGGAAGCGCCGCAACGCACCGAGGATCGCACGAAACGGGCAAGTTTGCCGCTCTTGTCCTGTCTTTGCCAATGCACCGCACCGAGAGCGAGCTCGTGCCTACATCCTCGGGCCTAGACGGGTCCGTCTCGAGCGCGGCACCGCCGAAATGAGGATTCGCCCCGTTCTCCACGCCACTCCGTTTAAACGGCA includes:
- the LOC109045158 gene encoding nucleus accumbens-associated protein 1-like; protein product: MAQTLQMAIPNFGNNVLECLNEQRLQGLYCDVSVVVKGHTFKAHRAVLAASSSYFRDLFNSSAGSKTPTVVELPPAVQPQSFQQILAFCYTGRLSMNVGDQFLLMYTAGFLQIQQIMEKGTEFFLKVSSPSCDSQGLHTEETPPSEPQSPVTQTAAGAGANGGVVATAASRPASCLTPLPLVSRVKTEQPEASPYSVVCTPVAKRLWEGGNREGSGGSGASGGGGMRKAARFSQEMARGSAIQQQGSMGHGMGLGMGTGGHGGGSSTNGNGTSSATPEGTSPGTLSAYASDSPISYHDDEEEEEAVDDGTEEQYRQICNMYTMYSMLNVGATAGERVEALPDHSETRPRMRGRQDLASLPAELIAQIGNRCHPKLYEEGDPAEKLELVSGTSVYISRAQLMNCHVSAGTRHKVLLRRLLAAFFDRSTLANSCGTGIRSSTNDPSRKPLDSRVLHAVKFYCQNFATSFKESEMNAIAADMCTNARRVVRKSWIPKLKLLMAEGDAYANFLPDSIKMEADGLSGEPTFETASLEGGASVETGGSSGESLQGVSGDNGTLFQ